The Balnearium lithotrophicum region AATAGGAGTTCCTGAGGAGAGGATATACAGGCTCGGTGAGAAGGACAACTTCTGGGCAATGGGGGATACAGGACCGTGTGGGCCCTGTAGTGAAATTTACTACGATAGGGAAGAGGAGTTCTCCTGTGGTGAAAACTGCGGAATAGGAACGTGCGACTGCGACAGGTATTTGGAGATATGGAACTTGGTGTTTATGCAGTACGAGAGGGATGAAAGGGGAGAGCTCCATCCACTTTCAAAGCCCTCAATAGATACGGGAATGGGGCTTGAGAGAATTGCCTCGGTTCTCCAGAACGTTCCTTCAAACTACGAAACGGACCTCCTGTTTCCTTTGGTAAAGTGGGCTTCAGAAGTTTCTGGAATTCCTTACGGAAGGGATGAAAAGAGCTCTACTTCAATGAGGGTAATTGCAGACCATTTAAGAGCTATGACATTTTTAATATCCGATGGGGTTCTTCCATCAAACGAAGGAAGAGGATACGTTTTAAGGAGAATAATAAGGAGGGCCTCAAGGCACGGAAGGCTCTTAGGGATAAAGAAACCTTTTCTCTACGAAGGAGTTGACAGAGTAGTTGATATTATGGGAGATGCCTACCCTGAAATCGTTCTACACAGGGACCTTGTAAAGAGGGTGGTGAAAAAGGAAGAGGAGAGGTTTGAGAGAACAGTTGAAAGGGGGCTCTTTATCCTCCAGGAAGTAATAGAGAAACTCAAGGAGGAGGGAAAGGATACAATTCCCGGAGAGGAGGCATTCAAACTCTACGATACCTTTGGCTTCCCATTGGATTTGATATTGGAAGTTGCAAACGATGAAAGTATGAAAGTTGACGTTGAAACGTTTGAAAGGCTTCTTAAAGAGCAAAAGGAGAGAGCAAGGAAGGCCTGGAAGGGTGGAGTTCAAAGGGTTGTTTCACCGGAGATTCAGGAGCTCTCTGAAAAGTTCCCAACTCTGTTTACAGGGTACGAACACTTAGAGGAGTATGCAAAGGTAGTTGGAATTGTAAAGGAAGAAAAGTTAGTTAGCGAAATAGGGGAAGGAGAAGAGGGAGTAGTAATCTTAGATAGAACACCTTTCTACCCTGAAAAGGGTGGACAAGTAGGGGATACGGGAATTTTAGAGGGAAACAGTTGCTACTGTGAGGTTTTAGATACACAGAACGTTACTGAAAATTTAATAGGCCATAAGGTAAGGGTTTTAAGGGGTTCGTTAAAGGTTAACGATTTCGTTAATGCCGTTGTTGACTCTGAAAGAAGGAGAGCCGTTACGAGAGCACACACGGCCACACACCTCCTTCACAAAGCACTCAAGGAAGTGTTGGGTAATCACGTTAAACAGGCAGGTTCACTTGTAATGCCCGATAAACTCAGGTTCGACTTTACCCACTTTGAAGCTCCAACACAGGAAGAGATAAGGAACGTAGAGGAGTTAGTTTACAACTGGATTTTGGAGAACTACCCTGTAAAGATAGAGGAAATGCCCTTAGAGGAAGCTTTAAACAGAGGAGCTGTTGCTCTCTTTGGTGAAAAGTACGGAAACATAGTTAGGGTTGTTGATGTTGGTGGAGTGAGTGTGGAGCTCTGCGGAGGAACACACGTCAAAAGAAGTGGCGATATAGGATTTTTCAAGATTGTCTCAGAATCCTCAGTATCCTCTGGTACAAGGAGAATAGAGGCCTTAGTTGGTAAAGAAGCCCAAAAGTTTGTTTGGAAAAAAGAGGAGCTCCTTGAAAAATTGACAAACACACTTAATTCCCCTGAGGAGCAGATTGTTCAGAGGGTTGAAAAGCTCAAGAGGGAGCTTAAAGAAAAGGAACAGGAGCTTGAAAGAATTAAGAAAAAACTTGCAACGTTGGAAGTTGATGGGATAGTTGGTGGAGCTCCAGAAGTTAATGGAGTAAAAGTTGTCACCGCAAAGATTGAAGGATTTACTGGAAAGGAGTTGGTTGAGCTTGCAGACGTTGTTAGAAATAAGGCAGGAAAGTCAGCCGTTTTACTCGTTGGGGTAAAGGATGGAAAGGCCGGTATGGTAGTTGCCGTATCAAGGGAACTAACGGACAAACTCCATGCAGGTAAACTTTTAAGGGAGGTCGCTTCACTTCTTGAAGGAAAAGGAGGAGGAAGGCCCGACCTTGCCCAAGGGGGAGTTCAAAACCTATCAAGAATTCAGGAAGCCTTTAAGAAGTTTCACTCTCTAATAGAGTCGAGCCTTTAGGGAGAGTTTCTCTCTCCCTTCCTAATAATATAAAAAATTCTTAAAATATTGCTCCATTTATCGAAATTTGATAGGATATCTTTTGTAAAAGTTTTGTAAATTCTTTTGGAGGAAAGATGGGAAGGAAGTGGAAGAGGAGCAGTCTAAAAGTAACAACAGGCCTCATACTATCAACAGTGCTGGCATCCCAAGGGTTTGCACAGCACCCGTCGGTTAAACTCTTAGACCTTGACGGAAACTCCGTTAAAAGTTCCCTCAATGCAACAGATACCGTGACCCTTGTCTCAAACAACGGAACAGAAGTTACTCTGGAAAGAGGAAACCCTGTAAGTTTTGAAAAGACATGTGGACAGTGTCACGAGAACATTATTGAAGACGTTAGAGCATCCCACCATGGCGCAGTTGGCCTTCACGACATGGGATGGATTGATAACAGAGAAACGTTCGGGGACGATACAGGAAGTAAGGACTTTGTTACAAACGTTGTTCTGAAAATGAGGTACTTCCGCTCAAAGTCCCACTACGGCGGCTGGTGACCACCTTCATACCGCCAGTTGGCGGCAAAGAAACCTTTAAACGACCCTGCAGTTCCAGATGGGGCCGTTGACGGAATCAACCCTGCAGACCAGAATGCCTACAAGGGTTTCAACTTTGATATGGGCACTGCAAACCACAACATAACCTGTAACTCCTGTCACGCAGGTGGTGGTGCAGCCCAGTTTGGAAGGGAAAACAAACCCTTAGATGAAGTGTTAAAGGAGAAGTTAGGAGAGGATAAGTTCAACGATTTGGAGAACAAGGACTGGTTTATAGATATCGACAACGACACTGACTACAACATTCCTATTGATGGAGACCTCTTTGCCTATTCTGACTACGAGGTCGGTGGAGGTTACATAGGGAAACCCCACCTATTTAACTTCAAGCGTTCTGGTGTAAACGATACAGACTGTCTCATGTGTCACGCCGATGCAACTCAAAGAGCCAAAACTGTAAAGACGGAAATAAACAATACAACTCTTTCTCCCATAATGCCTGCGAATCCAAGGGTTATGGTGTTTAAAGGGATGACATCTGATAATGAGACAATAGTCATTTCATTAGGTGTTCCTCCAAAAGTTGGAGAGACGATAAACGGAAAAACTGTTGCAAAGGTTGATTCTGCTTACTACAACTCTGTTCCTATAACTGTTCTTAAATCCCTCTACGGATTGTCCGATGATGATATATCCAACATCGAATCAAACAATGGAACGTGGTCAAGATTTTTCATCTATCCAAACAATGCAAACGGAGCAACGAGGGAAGTTGCAAGGGTTACCTACTTTGAACATCCCAAGAGCACAAAGGATAAGGACGGTGGGGATGTTTACGTTAACGGCGGAGCTGTAACCTTTAAGGACGATAATGGAGATACCGTTTACAGGACGTTTGCTGGATTCTTCTTTAAGTACATATCAACAGCCTCTCTAATGGGAGTAGATACAGACCAGGATGGAGTTCCTCTTGCCTACGTCAGGTTTGTTAAGGAAAACGGCATCTGGAAACCTGAAGTTTACTACGACGTTAAAGAGTTTAACGATAAAGGAGAGGTGGACCTTCCAATCTTAGAGAACAGAGTTGGTGATAAGAACACACCAGCTACAGAGGTTTCTCCTAAGGATTACAACTATTCAGTTCCTACGGCTTTAGGAAATGCCGATAATCCTTATCCTCAAATGACAACTCCTGCCGAAGGGAGTGATAAGAATAGAGCCTGGGGATACGTATGTTCTTACTGTCACATGGCAATTCCCTACGAGGATGGAAAGCTTCCAGATGGAAACTCAACATACGCCTGGGTAACGAGGAAGGGAACTCTCGGACTTGGAGCTGAAATCGTTAAAAGGGGAGACGTCTTCTCCTACGATTTACACAGAGGTGGAGAGGAGAAAGGAAACTTACCAGCAGATGCATTCAAGAACGTAGACCTTTCAAACAGTACTCAAGCCCAGCAGGCTTTCCACAGAATGTTAACTGCAAAGTCCGTTCAATCGATTGATGATATCCCAATAGGTTACGACGTTCACTTTGACAGTGAAAAGGGAGGAATGACCTGTCTCTCTTGTCACGGTGAGGGAACACTCTCTCAGGAGGAGAAAGAGTACCATCCTATACACCACGACTTTTTAAAGGGTAACGACTGGGGAGGTCACTGGGACCAGTCCTTAGACTACAACCCTTCACTTAAAACGTGTTTAGACTGTCACTTTGGAGGTTCAAGGCAGCTTGCTGCCCAAGTTCATAGCGATGCATTTGGACCAGAAGGAAACGCTGCAATCCACATGGAGAAGGTCTCCTGTGAAGTCTGCCACATTCCATTTAAAACCCACTGGACATTCAGAACGTTCTACGACGTCCTTGGATACTCCTACAACTTTGACAACAGAATTCTTGGATACAATCTAAACAACGGTACA contains the following coding sequences:
- the alaS gene encoding alanine--tRNA ligase gives rise to the protein MKWTGNEIRETFLKFFEDKGHVRVKSSPLIPKNDPTLLFTNAGMVQFKDYFLGKEKPPFKRATSCQKCMRAGGKHNDLENVGKTGRHHTFFEMLGNFSFGDYFKREAIEFAWELVTEVFKLPVERLYVSVYEKDDEAFEIWNRIIGVPEERIYRLGEKDNFWAMGDTGPCGPCSEIYYDREEEFSCGENCGIGTCDCDRYLEIWNLVFMQYERDERGELHPLSKPSIDTGMGLERIASVLQNVPSNYETDLLFPLVKWASEVSGIPYGRDEKSSTSMRVIADHLRAMTFLISDGVLPSNEGRGYVLRRIIRRASRHGRLLGIKKPFLYEGVDRVVDIMGDAYPEIVLHRDLVKRVVKKEEERFERTVERGLFILQEVIEKLKEEGKDTIPGEEAFKLYDTFGFPLDLILEVANDESMKVDVETFERLLKEQKERARKAWKGGVQRVVSPEIQELSEKFPTLFTGYEHLEEYAKVVGIVKEEKLVSEIGEGEEGVVILDRTPFYPEKGGQVGDTGILEGNSCYCEVLDTQNVTENLIGHKVRVLRGSLKVNDFVNAVVDSERRRAVTRAHTATHLLHKALKEVLGNHVKQAGSLVMPDKLRFDFTHFEAPTQEEIRNVEELVYNWILENYPVKIEEMPLEEALNRGAVALFGEKYGNIVRVVDVGGVSVELCGGTHVKRSGDIGFFKIVSESSVSSGTRRIEALVGKEAQKFVWKKEELLEKLTNTLNSPEEQIVQRVEKLKRELKEKEQELERIKKKLATLEVDGIVGGAPEVNGVKVVTAKIEGFTGKELVELADVVRNKAGKSAVLLVGVKDGKAGMVVAVSRELTDKLHAGKLLREVASLLEGKGGGRPDLAQGGVQNLSRIQEAFKKFHSLIESSL